From the genome of Uranotaenia lowii strain MFRU-FL chromosome 1, ASM2978415v1, whole genome shotgun sequence, one region includes:
- the LOC129737909 gene encoding uncharacterized protein LOC129737909, which translates to MKKFCFMHTSETARYASISLGDTRRRSKCPRKLLRASEVGTLGKSAETSNETNPSVPTSDALNSLRGHLERRRVSPNEIEAYLAVAEVCMKQNFFIFRGKFFKQTFGLSMGSKLSPLLAEIFMSDLEADLEKRERLFPRVWWRYVDDILASVKEPYLTQTLELLNSKHSSIKFTVEKEIDGKLPFLDLLISRKEDNTIKFGIYRKPTSTDRYITADSNHFGAQKQAAFHSMAHRLYNIPMEKAEFEEEKHKILEAGFLNGFDNEFVLKILRKHARKKYRSDATTFRPEKEEPYRVSLPFHSKLTNGITKILSQPGLKTAYKSGNTLKDRLVSLKDKIPQDERSGIYEIPCESCSAVYIGQTRRKFKVRLKEHRNAVDNNRANESSVSTHATEMGHSINWEKVTYKKCVRKASHLNAWESMFISTSEKPLMNEDDPPIMSPVFTFTKRKI; encoded by the coding sequence atgaagaaattctgCTTCATGCATACTTCTGAAACTGCAAGGTACGCTTCTATTTCGTTGGGAGACACCCGGCGACGTTCCAAGTGCCCCCGTAAGCTGTTGAGGGCGTCTGAGGTTGGTACACTAGGGAAAAGTGCGGAGACGTCGAATGAAACTAACCCTAGTGTACCAACCTCAGACGCCCTCAACAGCTTACGGGGGCACTTGGAACGTCGCCGGGTGTCTCCCAACGAAATAGAAGCGTACCTTGCAGTTGCAGAAGTATGCATGAAGcagaatttcttcattttccggggtaagttttttaaacaaaccttTGGCCTTAGCATGGGCAGCAAATTATCCCCACTTTTGGCTGAAATTTTCATGAGCGACTTGGAAGCAGATTTGGAGAAAAGAGAAAGACTTTTCCCACGTGTCTGGTGGCGCTACGTCGATGACATCCTTGCCTCGGTAAAGGAGCCTTATCTCACGCAGACTTTAGAGCTTCTAAACTCCAAACACAGTTCGATAAAATTTACTGTAGAGAAAGAAATTGATGGAAAACTCCCTTTCCTTGACCTCTTAATCTCAAGGAAAGAGGACAACACCATAAAATTCGGAATATATCGGAAACCAACCTCAACCGACCGATACATAACAGCCGATTCCAACCACTTTGGTGCGCAAAAACAAGCCGCTTTCCATTCCATGGCGCACCGCCTGTACAATATCCCAATGGAAAAGGCAGAATTTGAAGAGGAAAAGCATAAAATCCTTGAGGCGGGTTTTTTGAACGGTTTTGACAACGAATTTGTCCTCAAAATTCTccggaaacatgccagaaaaAAGTACCGAAGTGATGCCACCACCTTTAGGCCAGAGAAAGAAGAGCCCTATAGAGTTAGCCTGCCGTTCCACTCTAAACTAActaatgggataacaaaaattctTTCTCAACCTGGTCTGAAAACGGCATACAAGAGCGGCAACACGCTTAAGGATCGGTTGGTCTCCTTGAAGGATAAGATCCCGCAAGATGAGAGATCcggaatttatgaaattccCTGTGAGAGTTGCTCAGCTGTTTACATTGGCCAAACTCGTCGTAAATTTAAAGTTCGACTTAAAGAACACAGAAACGCTGTAGACAACAACAGGGCCAATGAATCTAGCGTATCCACCCACGCAACGGAAATGGGTCACTCCATTAACTGGGAAAAAGTGACCTATAAGAAATGTGTAAGAAAAGCCTCACATTTGAACGCATGGGAGTCGATGTTCATTAGCACTTCAGAGAAACCGCTAATGAATGAAGATGACCCACCAATTATGTCGCCGGTTTTCACCTtcaccaaaagaaaaatttaa